A window of Mesomycoplasma lagogenitalium contains these coding sequences:
- a CDS encoding M17 family metallopeptidase yields MLNFLEKHLNENIILEAVFKGDNLPEYTVEKNFYITEFLNNKKAVIYLGEKDKFKKESLNSLIDVLISLSRTYELNLSSFLVNDITATFFVNKLVEKYEFKNAKLYNVKTDKKEEENNLFVVYNNLKELDSEIKKVKVLADAVNFARNLQVTPPNVCNSEWLAEEVKKEVGKDSNLKVNVLTKKEIEKLNMGLLLSVNKGSMYEPRLVSIEYIGNPNSKEKTVFVGKGITFDSGGYNIKTGRYMVGMKFDMSGAAIVASALKAISQLNPKANVGAVLAITDNRVNGDANLPDAVWKSMNGKTVEINNTDAEGRLVLADGMTYAIRNLNATRVITVATLTGAILVALGQTYTGAFSTSDNLWKEIEVAAKETDELVWRLPLHDDFAKFIKKSVVADLKNTDFTGNGGSISAAMFLKEFAENAEFAHLDIAGTAEISDKPMGVMVKTLVQLALNKK; encoded by the coding sequence ATGTTAAATTTTTTAGAAAAACATTTAAATGAAAATATAATTTTAGAAGCTGTATTTAAAGGCGATAATTTACCTGAATATACAGTTGAAAAAAATTTTTATATTACTGAATTTTTAAATAATAAAAAAGCGGTAATTTATTTAGGGGAAAAAGATAAATTTAAAAAAGAAAGTTTAAACTCCTTAATTGATGTATTAATATCTTTATCAAGAACTTATGAATTGAATTTATCCTCTTTTTTAGTTAATGATATTACTGCAACATTTTTTGTAAATAAATTAGTTGAAAAATATGAATTTAAAAATGCAAAATTATATAATGTAAAAACAGACAAAAAAGAAGAAGAAAATAATTTATTTGTAGTTTATAACAATTTAAAAGAATTAGATTCTGAAATTAAAAAAGTTAAAGTATTAGCTGATGCAGTTAATTTTGCTAGAAATTTACAAGTAACTCCGCCGAATGTATGTAATTCAGAATGATTAGCTGAAGAAGTAAAAAAAGAAGTGGGAAAAGATAGTAATTTAAAAGTTAATGTTTTAACCAAAAAAGAAATTGAAAAACTAAATATGGGATTATTACTTTCTGTAAATAAAGGATCGATGTATGAACCTAGATTAGTTTCAATTGAATACATTGGAAATCCAAATTCAAAAGAAAAAACTGTATTTGTTGGAAAAGGAATAACTTTTGATTCTGGTGGATACAACATCAAAACCGGAAGATATATGGTGGGAATGAAATTTGACATGTCTGGTGCGGCAATTGTTGCATCAGCACTAAAAGCTATTTCACAATTAAATCCTAAAGCAAATGTTGGTGCCGTTTTAGCAATTACCGATAATAGAGTAAATGGTGATGCAAATTTACCTGATGCTGTTTGAAAATCAATGAATGGAAAAACAGTAGAAATTAACAACACCGATGCTGAAGGAAGATTAGTATTGGCAGATGGAATGACATATGCAATTAGAAATCTAAATGCAACAAGAGTAATTACCGTCGCAACATTAACTGGTGCAATTTTAGTTGCTTTAGGTCAAACATACACAGGAGCTTTTTCTACTTCGGATAATTTATGAAAAGAAATTGAAGTAGCAGCGAAAGAAACTGATGAATTAGTATGAAGATTACCACTACATGATGATTTTGCTAAATTTATTAAAAAATCAGTTGTAGCTGATTTAAAAAATACAGATTTTACCGGTAATGGTGGTTCTATTTCTGCAGCTATGTTTTTAAAAGAATTTGCTGAAAATGCTGAATTTGCTCATTTAGATATAGCAGGAACTGCTGAAATAAGTGACAAACCAATGGGTGTAATGGTCAAAACATTAGTTCAATTAGCCTTAAACAAAAAATAA
- a CDS encoding GntR family transcriptional regulator — MKDKKRILRTKKMKIIHYLLKVIASGEYKKNQIMPSEHFLMQKFDVSRITAINAYQQLEGMNAIYTIDKLGRYVSENFSGLAKSYSSLIDYKYSTMEKIDINDEIKWMKDYGVIFGDKINYYKKQYYNDKNEVIMVADHYVSEEYEIPLLENETFSIWEYLLKKTDAIKKIAYKLTNEKIENPWNLEFVPIVYAWSYNELGKKIASRYVVHPSYFVFSHEEKNVY, encoded by the coding sequence ATGAAAGATAAAAAAAGAATATTACGTACTAAAAAAATGAAAATAATACATTATCTTTTAAAAGTCATTGCAAGTGGTGAATATAAAAAAAATCAGATAATGCCATCAGAACATTTTTTAATGCAAAAATTCGATGTTTCAAGAATTACTGCAATCAATGCATATCAACAACTAGAGGGGATGAATGCGATTTATACTATTGATAAACTAGGAAGATATGTTTCAGAAAATTTTAGCGGATTAGCAAAATCTTATTCTTCTTTAATTGATTATAAATATTCTACAATGGAAAAAATTGATATTAATGACGAAATTAAATGAATGAAAGATTATGGGGTTATTTTCGGAGATAAAATCAATTATTATAAAAAACAATATTATAATGATAAAAATGAAGTTATAATGGTAGCTGACCATTATGTTTCTGAAGAATATGAAATTCCATTATTAGAAAATGAAACATTTTCAATTTGAGAATATTTACTTAAAAAAACAGATGCTATAAAGAAAATTGCATATAAATTAACAAATGAAAAAATTGAAAATCCATGAAATTTAGAATTTGTACCAATCGTTTATGCTTGATCATATAATGAATTAGGTAAAAAAATTGCAAGTCGGTATGTTGTTCATCCTTCCTATTTTGTTTTCTCGCATGAAGAAAAAAATGTTTATTAA
- the metK gene encoding methionine adenosyltransferase: protein MHKILFTSESVGKGHPDKICDQISDAVLDAILKKDPDARVACEVMASNRLIIIGGEITTKSYVDVVKVAWKIVKILGYTENDFTIVSNVNKQSPDINQGVDQQNGQIGAGDQGIMFGYATNETPEFMPLPITLAHQLVKRAEQLRISGKFKWAKSDMKSQVTIDYSNKNNPKIDTILMSVQHSFNYDEKKFKSFIKKEIMNFVSDKYNLNNDYKILINPTGQFTIGGPVGDTGLTGRKIIVDTYGGSAHHGGGAFSGKDYTKVDRSAAYAARWVAKNIVAANLADKIEIQLSYAIGIAKPISVFVNSFNTAKVPEDKILEIINKIFDLSPKGIIDNLNLKKPIYQQTSVYGHFGRSDLDLPWEKLNKVEEIKRLINK from the coding sequence ATGCATAAAATTTTATTTACTAGCGAAAGCGTCGGAAAAGGTCATCCAGATAAAATATGTGATCAAATTAGTGATGCTGTACTTGATGCTATTTTAAAAAAAGATCCAGATGCCAGAGTTGCTTGCGAGGTTATGGCTTCTAATAGACTAATTATTATTGGTGGTGAAATTACTACAAAATCGTATGTTGATGTAGTTAAAGTTGCATGAAAAATAGTTAAAATTTTAGGTTATACAGAAAATGATTTTACAATTGTTTCTAATGTCAATAAACAAAGCCCTGATATTAATCAAGGTGTTGATCAACAAAACGGACAAATTGGTGCGGGCGATCAAGGAATTATGTTCGGCTATGCTACAAATGAGACACCAGAGTTTATGCCACTACCAATAACTTTAGCTCATCAATTAGTAAAAAGAGCAGAGCAATTAAGAATAAGCGGGAAATTTAAATGAGCAAAAAGTGATATGAAAAGCCAAGTAACGATAGATTATAGTAATAAAAATAATCCAAAAATCGATACAATTTTAATGTCTGTTCAACATAGTTTTAATTATGATGAAAAAAAATTTAAATCTTTTATTAAAAAAGAAATAATGAATTTTGTTTCTGACAAATATAATTTAAATAATGACTATAAAATTTTAATCAACCCAACAGGTCAATTTACAATCGGAGGACCTGTTGGTGATACCGGTTTAACAGGAAGAAAAATTATTGTAGATACATACGGCGGTAGTGCTCATCATGGTGGTGGTGCTTTTAGCGGGAAAGATTATACTAAAGTTGATAGAAGTGCTGCTTATGCAGCGAGATGAGTTGCTAAAAATATTGTTGCCGCTAATTTAGCTGATAAAATAGAAATTCAACTTTCTTATGCTATCGGAATTGCAAAACCCATTTCAGTTTTTGTAAATAGTTTTAATACTGCAAAAGTTCCGGAAGATAAAATACTGGAAATAATTAACAAAATTTTTGATTTAAGTCCTAAAGGAATTATTGATAATCTGAATTTGAAAAAACCAATTTATCAACAAACTTCAGTATATGGTCATTTTGGAAGAAGTGATTTGGACTTACCATGAGAAAAATTAAATAAAGTTGAAGAAATAAAAAGATTGATAAATAAATAA
- a CDS encoding thermonuclease family protein, which produces MKKNLLWKTTLMVVFPMFGTFSVVSCQKEDEKYLKESDQLPSYEGIIKHIDATIISWADGDTVTIDAGTGQLVEGRQRIRLVGIDTPEKGLNKDGVYVESEGEEKLMAEQATNFAKELLPAGTKVKFVFSGRRPAQSYERIVGWIFYEDPQDSGKWKNYSAEIIRQGLTAPNLADWKEKMSDISQVEYYEAIKLWNAFYEAWNNNRGMYKNAKNQQELISQFEKYYGERGVPSHLGFYKETEDNILEKQKFIIDLIEEEKKSQGENK; this is translated from the coding sequence ATGAAAAAGAATTTATTATGAAAAACAACCCTTATGGTTGTTTTTCCTATGTTTGGAACATTTTCAGTTGTTTCTTGTCAAAAGGAAGATGAAAAATACTTAAAAGAAAGCGATCAACTTCCTTCATATGAGGGCATAATTAAACACATTGATGCGACAATTATAAGTTGAGCAGACGGTGATACTGTTACAATTGACGCAGGAACAGGGCAATTAGTGGAAGGGCGCCAAAGAATTAGACTTGTAGGTATTGACACACCGGAAAAAGGACTTAATAAAGATGGAGTATATGTTGAATCTGAAGGCGAAGAAAAACTTATGGCAGAGCAAGCAACTAATTTCGCCAAAGAATTACTTCCTGCAGGAACTAAAGTTAAATTTGTGTTTTCAGGCAGAAGACCTGCACAATCATACGAAAGAATAGTTGGATGAATTTTTTATGAAGATCCTCAAGATAGTGGAAAATGAAAAAATTATTCAGCAGAAATTATAAGACAAGGTCTAACAGCGCCCAATTTAGCTGATTGAAAAGAAAAAATGTCAGATATTTCTCAAGTAGAATATTATGAAGCGATAAAATTATGAAACGCCTTCTATGAAGCGTGAAATAATAATAGAGGAATGTATAAAAATGCGAAAAACCAACAAGAATTGATAAGTCAATTCGAGAAATATTATGGAGAAAGAGGAGTTCCTTCTCATCTTGGTTTTTACAAAGAAACAGAAGATAATATTTTAGAAAAACAAAAATTTATTATTGATTTAATAGAAGAAGAGAAAAAATCCCAAGGAGAAAATAAATAA
- a CDS encoding ABC transporter ATP-binding protein — protein MSTNAELAIQERQALIEEIKSKADERYRSKKFETAIEIKDLVIDYGETLAVDNANITIKKGELVTLLGPSGCGKTTTLNAIAGLLTPTSGQILFEGVDVTKATPQDRKIGLVFQNYALYPHLNVYDNIAFPLTNDKVWKTKMMEKSLYAKHQANSLVFAQNGASKEELKEYDNYIFNYFDVYKQVNLNITNLKSNLYKKLNELKAKLDLIPLYKQTEIKRESHVGLKNLKDRRLEKKQYKKELAKLKKLESSEKVEQLKEKYTNLLQETKNKKAQIHSQYKENLLIIKDKYIKQKDFLKNLIKEEKLSIKNSEEFNELKINKQNFKKLYKFTKMQYRNFEKELIAKYSLKLDNLDEKQLEEHKKLLSENISIKKAIEKYVVNVAQRVEITKNLHKKPTKLSGGQQQRVAIARGIVREPKILLMDEPLSNLDAKLRVQTRQWIRGIQKELGITTVFVTHDQEEAMSISDKIVCMSFGKIQQIGSPIELYNKPANEFVAKFLGIPEMTIFTAKVENNEISVNDIHLKSLDNSELTEIRVGIRGEHLHETEEGKFVSKIKSIEYLGKEIFAKVEVENIGVFNIFLRNKLSYEIGEEVRFNIPENKIHLFDVQTKERLEL, from the coding sequence ATGAGTACGAATGCAGAACTAGCAATTCAAGAGAGACAAGCTTTAATTGAAGAAATTAAAAGCAAAGCGGATGAAAGATATAGATCTAAAAAATTTGAAACAGCTATAGAAATTAAAGATTTAGTTATTGACTATGGTGAAACATTAGCGGTTGATAATGCTAATATTACAATTAAAAAAGGTGAACTAGTTACATTACTAGGACCTTCTGGTTGTGGTAAAACAACAACATTAAATGCAATTGCTGGTTTATTAACACCAACTAGTGGTCAAATTCTTTTTGAAGGAGTTGATGTAACTAAAGCTACCCCACAAGATAGAAAAATAGGATTAGTTTTTCAAAATTATGCCTTATATCCACATTTAAATGTTTATGACAATATTGCTTTTCCGTTAACTAACGATAAAGTTTGAAAAACAAAAATGATGGAAAAATCGCTTTATGCAAAACATCAAGCAAATTCATTGGTTTTTGCTCAAAACGGTGCTTCAAAAGAGGAATTGAAAGAATATGATAATTATATTTTCAATTACTTTGATGTTTATAAACAAGTTAATTTAAATATTACTAATTTAAAATCTAATTTATATAAAAAATTAAATGAATTAAAAGCAAAATTAGATTTAATTCCTTTATATAAACAAACAGAAATAAAAAGAGAAAGTCATGTTGGACTTAAAAATTTAAAAGATCGAAGATTAGAAAAAAAACAATATAAAAAAGAACTTGCAAAACTTAAAAAATTAGAATCATCAGAGAAAGTTGAACAACTAAAAGAAAAATATACAAATCTTTTACAGGAAACCAAAAACAAAAAAGCTCAAATCCATAGTCAATATAAAGAAAATCTTTTAATCATTAAAGATAAATATATAAAACAAAAAGATTTTCTTAAAAACTTAATTAAAGAAGAAAAATTAAGTATTAAAAATTCTGAAGAGTTTAATGAGTTAAAAATTAACAAACAAAACTTTAAAAAATTGTATAAATTTACAAAAATGCAATATCGTAATTTTGAAAAAGAATTAATTGCAAAATATTCTCTAAAATTAGATAATTTAGATGAAAAACAATTAGAGGAACACAAAAAATTACTATCAGAAAATATTTCAATTAAAAAAGCAATTGAAAAATATGTAGTTAATGTTGCTCAAAGAGTTGAAATTACTAAAAACTTACATAAAAAACCTACTAAATTATCCGGAGGGCAACAACAAAGGGTTGCAATTGCTAGAGGTATTGTTAGAGAACCTAAAATTTTATTAATGGATGAACCATTATCGAATTTAGATGCAAAATTAAGAGTTCAAACAAGACAATGAATTAGAGGTATTCAAAAAGAGTTAGGAATTACAACTGTTTTTGTTACCCACGACCAAGAAGAGGCGATGTCGATTTCTGATAAAATCGTATGTATGTCATTTGGTAAAATTCAACAAATTGGTTCACCAATTGAACTTTATAATAAACCAGCAAATGAATTTGTCGCTAAATTTTTAGGAATTCCAGAAATGACAATTTTTACTGCTAAAGTAGAAAATAATGAAATTTCAGTAAATGATATTCATTTAAAATCGCTTGATAATTCTGAACTAACAGAAATTAGAGTTGGAATTAGAGGTGAACATTTACATGAAACTGAAGAAGGAAAATTCGTTTCAAAAATTAAATCAATTGAGTATTTGGGTAAAGAAATATTTGCAAAAGTAGAAGTTGAAAATATTGGAGTATTTAACATTTTCTTAAGAAATAAATTGTCTTATGAAATAGGTGAAGAAGTTAGATTTAATATTCCAGAAAACAAAATTCATTTATTTGATGTTCAAACTAAAGAAAGATTGGAACTATAA
- a CDS encoding carbohydrate ABC transporter permease — MNVLDKIREYFIKKKLKDEKYELGILDKKTNYWKPMLLLIPSIFIVLLFTFFPLIYASITSFTYLPNPNNASIREAGWKNFELVLKDELFAVGVRNSLIYGFLALPITLTISIIISTAISTLYKKWARGFWQTIFFLPYITSAVAVSIAFAYMFDNGVGIVNRSLGINTKWLKSGVYDSYLPLVVLLINGVWKGLAFQILMITTAMLGVDKTLYKAASIDGASKTKQFFRITLPSITKTLNFLVTMGILGGIKVFPLALFNNNPTEAKVNGGMTIMLMIYDFIKQGASGLAGATTIYLFLLGVAMSVILKRGIKFVIIIINKIGEKNVLNTIKNTKLIL; from the coding sequence ATGAATGTTTTAGATAAAATAAGAGAATATTTCATTAAAAAGAAATTAAAAGATGAAAAATATGAATTAGGAATTTTAGATAAAAAAACAAATTATTGAAAACCAATGTTATTATTAATACCTTCAATATTTATTGTTTTATTATTTACATTTTTCCCACTTATTTATGCATCTATAACATCTTTTACTTACTTACCTAACCCAAACAATGCTTCAATAAGAGAAGCAGGTTGAAAAAACTTTGAATTAGTTTTAAAAGATGAATTATTTGCAGTTGGAGTAAGAAATTCATTAATATATGGATTTTTAGCTTTACCAATTACTTTAACTATTTCAATAATAATTTCCACAGCAATTTCTACACTTTATAAAAAGTGAGCAAGAGGATTTTGACAAACAATCTTCTTCCTTCCATATATTACAAGTGCTGTTGCTGTTTCAATTGCATTCGCTTATATGTTTGATAATGGAGTGGGAATTGTTAATAGATCATTAGGCATCAATACAAAATGATTAAAATCGGGGGTTTATGATTCTTATTTACCTTTAGTTGTTCTTTTAATTAATGGTGTTTGAAAAGGACTTGCTTTCCAGATTTTAATGATCACTACTGCGATGCTTGGGGTTGATAAAACTCTATATAAAGCAGCTTCAATTGATGGAGCATCAAAAACCAAACAATTTTTTAGAATTACATTACCATCAATTACTAAAACATTAAACTTTTTAGTTACTATGGGTATATTAGGGGGAATTAAAGTCTTTCCTCTTGCATTATTCAACAACAATCCAACAGAAGCGAAAGTAAATGGTGGTATGACAATAATGTTAATGATATATGACTTTATTAAACAAGGGGCATCTGGTCTTGCTGGAGCAACAACTATATATCTATTTTTATTAGGGGTTGCAATGTCGGTAATTTTAAAAAGAGGAATAAAATTTGTTATTATAATTATAAATAAGATAGGAGAAAAAAATGTTTTGAATACGATTAAAAATACAAAACTCATTCTCTAA
- a CDS encoding carbohydrate ABC transporter permease yields the protein MFWIRLKIQNSFSKFKFNKRVEKISSEVKQTNIIKIIFATLLKLITLFFFGTIIMFPFYIMVIFALSTKEATHSPTELNLFPNPVDWSNFHEAFKEGYWEALGWTALTTFISVVIKLFFSSTFGYAFSMKKWRHKNLAWVIFLSILILPEMALLIGQYRIINILQWTSSPIYIAFALIMPFAVSVFNGFMYRNAFESIPDRIKEASMVDGCSGVNYFFRVALPMVSSTTWTVGILTAFAAWNSYLWPTLLLSGGNSSVEVINIWLFEVGRNPIEDDPIKVLQNVKMAGTILAILPMFIIYFGFRKRIMNSISRNGSTIKG from the coding sequence ATGTTTTGAATACGATTAAAAATACAAAACTCATTCTCTAAGTTCAAATTTAATAAAAGAGTAGAGAAAATTTCTTCTGAAGTAAAACAAACAAATATTATTAAAATAATTTTTGCAACTCTTTTAAAATTAATTACTTTATTTTTCTTTGGAACAATTATTATGTTCCCATTTTACATCATGGTCATTTTCGCTTTATCAACTAAAGAAGCAACACACAGTCCAACTGAGTTAAACTTATTTCCTAACCCAGTTGATTGATCCAATTTCCATGAGGCATTTAAAGAGGGATATTGAGAAGCGCTAGGATGAACCGCATTAACAACATTCATTTCGGTGGTTATTAAATTATTTTTCTCATCAACATTCGGTTATGCCTTTTCGATGAAAAAATGAAGACATAAAAATTTAGCTTGAGTTATCTTTTTATCCATTTTAATACTTCCAGAAATGGCATTATTAATTGGTCAATATAGAATAATTAATATTTTACAATGAACTTCATCACCGATTTATATAGCATTTGCGTTGATTATGCCATTTGCCGTTTCGGTATTTAATGGGTTTATGTATAGAAATGCATTTGAATCCATTCCAGATAGAATCAAAGAAGCTTCAATGGTTGACGGCTGTTCAGGGGTTAATTACTTTTTTAGAGTTGCTCTTCCAATGGTTTCTTCAACCACTTGAACAGTTGGAATTTTAACAGCATTTGCTGCTTGAAATTCATATTTATGACCAACATTATTATTAAGTGGTGGAAATTCATCTGTAGAAGTAATTAATATTTGATTATTTGAAGTGGGTAGAAACCCAATTGAAGATGATCCTATTAAGGTTCTACAAAATGTTAAAATGGCTGGAACAATCTTGGCTATTTTACCAATGTTTATTATTTATTTTGGATTTAGAAAAAGAATTATGAATTCCATTTCAAGAAATGGTTCAACAATTAAGGGATAA
- the rpmE gene encoding 50S ribosomal protein L31, protein MKKDIHPSYQTVKAVCSTCSTEFTFGSTVSKVSVDVCSGCHSFFTGDRSKARATGRIERFNRMASFAKNAKK, encoded by the coding sequence ATGAAAAAAGATATTCATCCAAGTTACCAAACTGTAAAAGCTGTTTGTTCTACTTGCTCAACTGAATTTACTTTCGGTTCAACAGTATCAAAAGTTTCAGTTGACGTTTGTTCAGGTTGTCATTCATTTTTCACTGGTGATAGATCTAAAGCAAGAGCAACAGGAAGAATTGAAAGATTTAACAGAATGGCTTCTTTTGCTAAAAATGCTAAAAAATAA
- a CDS encoding formate/nitrite transporter family protein, translating to MQDYKSNFSNAIDYGYQKTKLVWWKHLLMGMMASIYVGIGYIGYIYVLGWFGADQVETNGHFYLAGNALFLAAMVFPVGIIMITILGGSLFTSDSLQSLAVMTKKARATKVLRNLFWVLVGNFLGGLFVAILLKLSHAFKDDQLRVLEFIISKKISYTWTEVFASALLCNILVAGTVWACLATNSTSGKILIMFFFIWVFAIAGFQHVVANGILFAFGWLFQNTEYTTFANDADFQEWIHEGLISAERVAEMKAENPVNNNSYYEFTTTLNEMIEINSRHKLPEYSSLNWTGKALLPNLLSAMVGNWFSGAIFLPVVYWALIKFKPKKYGTIDPQVIVENEIKQVLENQEVKDIDEAKEIAFSNLSQIRKKEIKKNFEKPTLLDKIKKFFSKNKK from the coding sequence ATGCAGGATTATAAGAGTAATTTTTCTAATGCTATTGATTATGGATACCAGAAAACAAAATTAGTCTGGTGAAAACATCTATTAATGGGAATGATGGCATCTATTTATGTTGGGATTGGATATATTGGATATATTTATGTTTTAGGTTGATTTGGTGCGGATCAAGTAGAAACAAATGGGCATTTTTATCTCGCTGGAAATGCTTTATTTTTAGCTGCTATGGTGTTCCCTGTAGGGATAATTATGATAACCATCTTAGGTGGTTCATTATTTACATCCGATTCGCTACAAAGTTTAGCTGTTATGACCAAAAAGGCTCGAGCTACTAAAGTTTTAAGAAATTTATTTTGAGTTTTAGTAGGTAATTTTTTAGGGGGATTATTTGTTGCAATTTTATTAAAATTGTCACACGCTTTTAAAGACGATCAATTAAGAGTTTTGGAATTTATAATTTCAAAAAAAATATCTTATACATGAACTGAAGTTTTTGCATCGGCGCTTTTATGTAATATTTTAGTTGCCGGAACAGTTTGAGCTTGTTTGGCAACAAATTCAACATCAGGAAAAATATTAATTATGTTTTTCTTTATTTGAGTTTTTGCAATTGCAGGATTTCAGCATGTTGTAGCAAATGGAATTTTATTTGCTTTCGGTTGATTATTTCAAAATACTGAATATACAACATTTGCTAATGATGCGGATTTTCAAGAATGGATACATGAAGGGTTAATTTCAGCAGAAAGAGTGGCTGAAATGAAGGCAGAAAATCCAGTAAATAATAATAGTTATTATGAATTTACAACTACATTAAATGAAATGATTGAAATTAATTCAAGACACAAACTTCCTGAATATTCATCGCTAAATTGAACAGGAAAAGCACTTTTACCCAATTTATTATCAGCAATGGTTGGAAATTGATTTTCAGGTGCTATCTTTCTACCTGTTGTTTATTGAGCTCTTATTAAATTTAAACCTAAAAAATACGGAACTATTGATCCGCAAGTTATTGTTGAAAATGAAATTAAACAAGTTCTGGAAAACCAAGAAGTTAAAGATATAGACGAAGCCAAGGAAATAGCATTTTCTAATTTAAGTCAAATTAGGAAAAAAGAAATTAAAAAGAATTTTGAAAAGCCTACTTTATTAGATAAAATAAAAAAATTCTTTTCAAAAAATAAAAAATAA
- a CDS encoding site-specific DNA-methyltransferase, with the protein MKENKIPINQIILDDNINFMKSLPDECIDLIFADPPYNMNLQKELLRPNGLKFEGVNDEWDKFNSLEHYKEESLKWIKECLRILKKNGSFWIIGSYQNIHIIGNILQNLNAWIIGEIIWEKTNPVPNFGGTRFVNDHETLLWVVKNKNSSFTFNYKTMKFLNKGKQMKSIWNFAICSGKERLKDENGKKIHSTQKPLQLLERIILASSKYNDLVFDPFIGTATTAHAAKKWGRNYLGVELFERYYNASIERLKNVEENMEDDNVKFASFDKKQEKVTFKDLIDANLINVEENIYIQNLKLKFNIDGTITYLNEKYSPNALCKKIFNKPTNAWEVIKINNQKISEIRKKYRDKN; encoded by the coding sequence ATGAAAGAAAATAAAATTCCAATTAATCAAATTATTTTAGATGATAACATAAATTTTATGAAATCACTTCCTGATGAATGTATTGATTTAATTTTTGCCGATCCTCCATATAATATGAACTTGCAAAAAGAATTATTAAGACCTAACGGCTTAAAATTTGAAGGAGTAAATGATGAGTGAGATAAATTTAATTCTTTAGAGCATTATAAAGAAGAAAGTTTAAAATGAATTAAAGAATGCTTAAGGATTTTGAAAAAAAATGGATCATTTTGAATTATCGGTTCTTATCAAAACATTCATATAATTGGTAATATTTTACAAAATTTAAATGCTTGAATAATTGGTGAAATTATTTGAGAAAAAACTAACCCCGTTCCTAATTTTGGGGGAACAAGGTTTGTTAATGATCATGAAACACTTTTATGAGTGGTAAAAAATAAAAATTCTTCATTTACATTTAATTATAAAACAATGAAATTTTTAAATAAAGGCAAACAAATGAAGTCAATTTGAAATTTTGCTATTTGCTCAGGAAAAGAAAGATTAAAAGATGAAAATGGCAAAAAAATTCATAGCACCCAAAAACCACTACAATTATTAGAAAGAATTATTTTAGCATCTAGTAAATATAATGATTTAGTTTTTGATCCATTTATAGGAACAGCCACAACAGCTCATGCTGCTAAAAAATGAGGAAGAAATTATTTGGGTGTTGAGTTGTTTGAAAGATATTATAATGCCTCAATTGAAAGACTAAAAAATGTTGAAGAAAATATGGAAGATGATAATGTAAAATTTGCATCTTTTGACAAAAAACAAGAAAAAGTCACTTTTAAAGATTTAATAGATGCCAATTTAATAAATGTTGAAGAAAATATTTATATTCAAAATTTAAAATTAAAATTTAATATTGATGGAACAATTACTTATTTAAATGAAAAATATAGCCCCAATGCTTTATGCAAAAAAATTTTTAATAAACCTACTAATGCATGAGAAGTTATAAAAATAAATAATCAAAAAATATCAGAAATAAGGAAAAAATACAGAGATAAAAATTAA